A stretch of the Corylus avellana chromosome ca6, CavTom2PMs-1.0 genome encodes the following:
- the LOC132185025 gene encoding uncharacterized protein LOC132185025 yields MSTSRSILPFNGLPIGSNSLGRRSQGSARNPNHLLVVSKGIIGSCFLGNGLRLLNTGLTGLVVGKPKMAVCGSVLPGAPLPSDPSPGSWKVWIFGMIATVIIPFLGNKWGPLLKLKREVDAAADRVEAVAEAIEKVAEQVDKVAEDIGDDLPAGGKLKEAVTVIEHLAEKAAKDAQLVDDTIEKFEEVEKQVESLIEPLTEEAKPMPKEAKVVSKEAKVVPKEANGQL; encoded by the exons ATGTCGACATCAAGATCAATTCTTCCTTTCAATGGCCTTCCTATTGGCTCTAATTCTCTCGGTCGCAGGTCTCAAGGTTCAGCTCGTAATCCTAATCATCTTCTGGTTGTCTCAAAAGGCATCATCGGCAGCTGTTTTCTTGGAAATGGTTTGCGGCTTCTCAACACCGGCCTGACAGGGCTGGTTGTCGGCAAACCAAAGATGGCTGTCTGTGGCAGTGTTCTACCAGGAGCTCCGCTTCCTTCTGATCCTTCTCCCGGTTCATG GAAAGTTTGGATATTTGGAATGATAGCGACGGTAATTATACCATTCTTGGGGAATAAATGGGGACCATTACTGAAGCTGAAAA GGGAAGTTGACGCGGCTGCGGATCGAGTAGAAGCAGTAGCAGAGGCCATAGAGAAGGTGGCTGAGCAAGTGGATAAGGTAGCAGAAGACATCGGCGATGACCTTCCGGCAGGCGGAAAACTCAAAGAAGCTGTGACGGTTATTGAACATCTAGCCGAGAAAGCAGCCAAGGATGCCCAACTGGTTGATGACACGATAGAGAAG TTTGAAGAAGTGGAGAAGCAGGTGGAGTCATTGATTGAACCACTGACGGAGGAAGCCAAACCTATGCCTAAAGAAGCCAAAGTGGTCTCTAAAGAAGCCAAAGTGGTCCCTAAAGAAGCAAATGGTCAATTATAA